The genome window GCGTTCAAACCAACTGCGGCGAATGTAGCGGAATAGGCTGGCAGCGGTAGACAAGTCCAGCAGGATGAATCCGGTTGCTCGCTCCAATCGTTGAGCAAGCGTGAGCGTGTAGTTGCCCTCCATGACCCATTGATCTTGCTGTATCGCAAGATCATGCAAGCGAACAAATTCCGCTTCAGGCCGGGGCCGCCAATCCGTATTGGGCGCGTGAAACAGCTGATCAAGATGAATCGCCGGAATGCCACGCTTGCGCGCTATAGCCTCTGCCAGCGTGGATTACCACTGTTGGAAGGCCCCAGCAGGCAGATTCGCGGGCCGAGCTCGTCAAGCATGTTCATAGGTGAGTTCGGACTCATGCCGGATGCGGCAACGTTGGCGAGTAAGACCTGACGCTAGTTGGCTGCGGCGATGTGGGCTTGGGTGACCTCGGGCACCAGTTACGCAAGGGCTTGCGGCGCTCGAATATCGCAGCGACGACATAGCGTTCTTCGTTAAAAGAATCGGTCAACTCCCGCCCGATCGTTTCAGAGCCGCTTTATACCGCCGGGACTGGAATGCACGCCGAGCCGATTCCAATTGGGCTCAGAAGGCCATCCAACTTGGTCCGATGGTGCAACTGCCGCGCCGGAGCGGGCGTCAAGCGGCGGACGGTTTCCAGCACATCCAGCGGCTCGGCAGGTTTACGCATGTAGGCCGCATACCCTTCGCAGACCTCGCCAATTTCGTATTCCGGACGGCCGCTCAACACGAGCACAGGCGTTTCATTCAGATAGGCGTTGTCGCGCATGGCGGTGAGCAATGCTCCGCCATTCATGCCCGGCATGGAAAAGTCCGTGATCACGAGGTCCGGACGCAAGGCAATCATCTGCTGCAACGCGGTGAGTCCATCCGTGTGCGCCGTGACGTCATACCCCTCGCCAATCAGGAACTCGCTCAACATTTCGATCAACATCGGCTGATCGTCGACCAAAAGAATTTTTGTCATGGTGATTCAGTGCCACGTACTGCACATGGGTGTGGTTCTGGTTGCCGTAGCGGAAAGCCGCATGCTAGGGCATGCACGCGGTTCCAGTGTGTAGTAATTGTATCGGGACGAAACCCGACACAAACAACGGGCCGTCAGCCAAGCATTTCTGATGCTCTGCCGCACACGCAACGATGAGAAGAGCTGTTGGCTATCACGTCGTGCGCGCCCCGGGGTAAAGATGGGAGGGCGATGTCGCCACCAACGCAACCTGTCATAAATGTTGTTTTAGTGGCCATAAAAGTACTTCTATGAAGGTACCCCGCGTCGCACGCCCCCCGCGTTACCTACTTCCGCCCAGCGTCCTGCTCCACCACCATATCCAGCACATACACCTTGGACGGCGCATCTGCGGGCGGGTTCTTCCAGTCGTACCGCTTCACGCGCAGTACAGTCCGCACGCCATCCTTGTGCTCAAACCCCTCAATCGACTGATACAGCGGATGCCACTTGTCCT of Achromobacter seleniivolatilans contains these proteins:
- a CDS encoding response regulator, whose product is MTKILLVDDQPMLIEMLSEFLIGEGYDVTAHTDGLTALQQMIALRPDLVITDFSMPGMNGGALLTAMRDNAYLNETPVLVLSGRPEYEIGEVCEGYAAYMRKPAEPLDVLETVRRLTPAPARQLHHRTKLDGLLSPIGIGSACIPVPAV